From the Archangium lipolyticum genome, the window GATGGCGACGACCTCGCGCACACCCTGGGCCACCCGCTCGTCGATGTAGCCCGACTCGAGGAAGAAGCGCACCTCATCCAGCCCCGTGTTCGAGAAGTACCAGGTGCGCTGTCCCGTCGTGCGCTCGGTGATGGTGAGCTCCTCGCTGGCCGACGCGGCCAGCTCCACCTGGAAGCGCCAGAAGTTGTCCGTCGTCTCGGCGGGCTCCGGCGAGTCCTTCAGCTCCCAGCCCGTGCGCGGGTGCTCCAGGTATAGCGTCTGCGCCCGCTTCGCCTTGTTGCGCACCGTGTAGAGCGTGCTCCGCAGGTGGTAGAACTCCACCAGCAGCACCCCGCGGTTCACCACCGCCCGGAACACCGGCCCCTCCTCCGTCCGGTCCTCCTGCGACACCACGCACCCCAGCTCCACCGCGTACGGCACGAAGCGCTTGTCGTCCGGCTTCATCGTGTCGAGCATCGCCTCGCCCACGTAGGTGTCCCCCTCCGTCACCGTCACCGGCCCACCCTCCAGCGTCAGCCCCGTGGTGTTCTTCAGCTCGATGCACGCCATGGGGTTCTTCTCGCGCGTGGCGCGGTTGTAGAGCAGCACCCGCCGGCCCTCGAAGGGCCGGTGCAGGATGGGCACCAACGCACTCTGGTTGCGGTGCACCGTCACCGGATGGTCCACCCGGTACTCGAAGAGGTCCCCCACCTCCTTCGTCAGCGTCTTCACCGCCGCGCTGCGCTCCAGGGCCTCGCGCCGGCTCGGCCCTCCCCTGCCCCCCACCGCGCCGAAGGTCTTCATCATGGGCGCGGCGGCGGGCGCGGGCGCCGAGGGCATGGGCGGCTCCATCGCCATGTCCGCCGACACCTCGGCCAACACCTCCTCCTCCATCCCTCCGTACCCTTCCTCGGGGATGACGGGTGCCGCGGCCGCCTCGGTGCGCACCTCCACCACCGGCCGCCGCATGTAGCGCGGGTTGTACAGGTCGTGCACGAAGGACACCGGCAGCCCCGCGATGAGCGCCAGGTCCACGTCCACCCAGTCCTCGTCCCCTGTGTTGTCCACCACCGCCCAGCCCTGCAGCAGCGGCGGGCGCTCGGCCTCCAGCAGGATGCGGTAGCTCGTCTTCCACACCGGCGCTTCCAGCACGTACGAGACGAACAGCTCGCGCTCGCCCTCGCCCGCGGTGAGCACCGACAGCCGCTTGGTGTCCTTCTTGTACGAGGACAGCACCGTGGCCAGGTAGAACTCGAGGTCCTTGCGCACGGTGTCGTCCAGGAAGGTCAGCTCCGCCACGTCCAGCAGGTCGAAGCTGCGCAGCGACGCGCCCACCAGCAGCGACAGGAAGGGCCGGTGCACCGCCGCCTTGCCCTCGACCACCGGCAGGGACTCGAGCCCCACGATGACGCCCTCCACCAGCTGCTCCTTGCCCACCCGCACGCGCACCCGCGCGCCCTTGATCTGCCCCAGCAGCGCGGTGAGGCTGCCCGACTCCGGTATCCGGATGGTGGCCTCCTCCAGCAGCTGCTCCAGCGGCTTGGTGGAGTCGTAGCTCACCGCCGACACCGAGCCGCCCGACAAATCCAACACCGTCATCGACTTGAGGACGTCGTTCATGTCCCGCGCCTTGAAGTCGAAGTGGAGCGTGTCGCTACCGCTCACCGTTCCCCGGCGCTCGAAGTAGCCAACTCCATGCTTGTAGAGGACAACGCGGCGGATGGACAGGGAAGGAGGCATGTGCGCGCGGCTCCAACGAATAGTGGGAGTGGATACACTCCCGGTGTATCAAGTCTCACATGCAAATGCGCCACTCCCCACGTTCCCTGGCCGCGCTGCTGAGCGCGGCGCTGTCCTTCCTCCCGGGCTGCGAGAGTACGAAGTCGAGCGGCCCATCCCCTACCGATCCCCAGACCCAGCAGCCCGCCCCGGTGACCACGGGTGCACAATCCTGGCAGAACGCCCGCGTGGGCGACCGTGTCACCTACTCCTTCTCCGCCAACCAGGGGGCCGGGATGCACGGAGGCGCGCGCGCCCTCTCCGGGCAGGCGGTGCTCGAGGTGGTGGCCGTGCAGCAGCCCTGGGTGTGGGTGCGCATGTCCTTCGAGGATGCGGCGGGCAAGCCGCTGGCCCAGGCGAAGCTCGCCAGGGAGCTCATCATCCCCGTGCGCGCGGACACGACGCGCCCGCTCGACGTGCCCCACCGGGGCCAGGCCACCGCCGAGAAACCCTCCTCCGCTGGCCGCACCTGGGAGGCCATGCGCTACGTCGAGGACTCGCGTCCCGTGGACGGCCCGCTGCAGACGCGCGTGTACGCCAACGAGCCGGGCCCGCTGTACCTCACCCACGGCCTGCTCGAGGCGAGCACCGAGCTCGCCGGCTTCCGCACCCCGGGCGGCTTCAGCGTGACGCTGCGTGAGCTCCGCGAGGGCGAGGCCGGCGCCAAGGCCACGCCTCCCACGCTGGAGCGGCCCCTGGGCCCCGGCGCGTACTACGACCGGCGCGTGGAGGTGGGCCCGTCGCCCACCGTGCAGCGCGTGTGCTTCGGCGCCGAGCGCGGCTTCATCCTGCGCACCGAGGGCCCCGTCGACACCAGCGCCGCCCCCTGCTCCGACTTCTCGCAGGCCGAGCCGCAGCCGCTCGAGGACGTGCTGCTGACACTGCCCTGGGAGGCGCTGACCACCGAGTGGCCTCCGGCTTCCGCGGCTTCCGCCGTCCCCGCGAAGTTCACCGCGGAGGGCCGTGAGGTGCCCGCCCTCACCGCGCAGCGCACCGAGACGGTGGAGGGCGTCCAGCGCGTCTTGTCGGAGACCTGGGCGGCCGACCCCTGGGCCCCGGCGCTCGCGGGCCTGCCCTACGAGGCGCGCTTCCAGTCGCTCGCCGACAGCACCGAGCGCGTGGCCTCCGGCGGCAAGCGCGAGCCCGAGGGCAGCACCCGGCTCGTCCGCTGGGGCACCTGGGCGGAGGGGAGTCAGAAGTAGGCCAGGGGAGACCCTCACCCCCGTCCCCTCTCCCGAAGGGAGAGGGTGGAGTGGCGACTCAGGCCACCTCGGACGACAGCTTCACCTCGATGTTGCCCTGCGTGGCCAGCGAGTACGGGCACACCTTGTGCGCCGCGTGCATCAGCTCATCCGCCTCGGCCTGCGACACGCCCGCGAGCTTGCCGTGCAGCTCCACCGCCAGGCCGAAGCCGCCCGTCGGCGTCTTCCCGATGGTCGCCTTCGCCGTGATGTGCGCGTCCTTGATCTGCTTCTTCATCTGCCCGGCCACCAGGCGCAGCGCTCCCTCGAAGCACGCCGAGTAACCCGCGGCGAAGAGCTGCTCGGGATTGGTGGAGCCAGGGGCCTCGGGACCGCCCAGGGCCTTCGGCATGGTGAGCGCCATGTCGATCGTCCCATTGTCCGTGCGGACACGGCCGTTGCGTCCTCCGTGAGAGGTGGCGGTGGCGGTGTAGAGCGGCTGGATGGCGATGGGGGCCATGTCGGGGACTCCTCCGGCTGGGACTGCGAGTGGAGCGCCCCTTCTAGCTCCCCCGCCCTCCACTCGCATGGCAATCCAGCGGCCCCCCGCTGCTCTATTGCCCAGGACACATCACTTCACCGGCGACCGCGCACCATGCGCCCCTTCGTCAGGTGCGCCACCGCCTCGCCCAACCCTTCCAGCGTCAGCGGGAACATGTCGAAGACGTTGTGCACCGCCTGGATGGTGTTGCCTCGCCACGTCTGCGGAGGCTCCGGGTTGAGCCAGGCGCTGCGCTCGAAGTGCCGGGCCAGCTCCATCAGCCACACCAGCCCCTCCTTGCCGTTCACCGTGTCGTAGCGGCCCTCCGCGTTCGTCCGCATCGCCAGCTCGTACGGCGCCATCAACGCGTCACCCACCACCACCAGCTTGTAGTGGCGCCCCACCTGCCCCAGCAGGTCCGGCACGCTGAGGCCTCCCATCAGGTACGGCGAGTCGAACACGCGCCCGTACACGCAGTTGTGGAAGTAGTACGTGCGCAGCTCCTTGAAGTGCGTGGCCTGCTTCGCCACCGAGAAGAGCCGGCTCACCAGGTGCGCGTACGGATCCATGGAGCCGCCCACGTCCATCAACAGCACCACGCGCGTGTTCGGCCGGCGCGGTGGGCGCGTCACCACCTCCAGCTCGCCCGCGTTCTTCGCCGTGGAGGCGATGGTGCCCTCCACGTCCAGCTCGTCCGGTGCGCCCTCGCGCGCGAAGGCTCGCAGCTTGCGCAGCGCCACCGCCATCTGCCGCGTGTCCAGCACCACGTCGCCCCGGTACCCCTGGTACCTGCGCGCCCCGGCCATCTTCATCGCCATGCGGCCGCCACCGCCCTCGGCTCCCTCGCCGCCCACCCGGAAGCCCTCGCGCGGCTCGCCCGAGTGCCCGAAGGGTGACGCGCCTCCGGTGCCGATCCACCGCGTGCCGCCGTCGTGCCGCTCGCGCTGGTCCTCCAACCGCTGTTGGAAGAGCCGCTCCAGCTCCTCCACGTCGAAGTGCTCCAGCAGCGCCCGCTCCTCGGGGGTGAGCTCGCGCCGCTGGCGCGCCTCCTTCAGCCAATCGAGCAGCTCGTCCTTGAGCTTCTGCCCCGCGCCCTCCATGCCCTTGAAGTGCGCCAGGAAGGCCTGATCGAAGGCGTCCAGGTGCGTCTCCGCGTGCACCAGCAGCGCGCGCGCCACGTGGTAGAAGCCATCCAGCGAGCTGTCGTGCAGCCCCGCCTTCAGCGCCCCCGCCAGCGCGAGCGCCTCCTGCGCGCCCACCGGCACCCCGCGCCGCCGCAACTCGTAGAGGAAGGGCAGGAACATGGCTCGCTCCCCGTCAGGCCTTCGTCCGGCGGCCCCGCCCGAAGGCCTCCGCCACCGCCATCAGGTCCTGCTCACGCTTCAACAGCGCGCCCAGGAAGGGCAGGTTGTCCTCCAGCTTCACGTCCGTGACGCCGTTGGCCTTGAGCACGGCGATCCAATCCACGAGCTCACTCGTGCTCGGCCGCTTGCGCAGCCGCGTGAAGCCGCGCAGCTCGTAGAAGATCTTCAGCGCCTGCTCCGTCAGCGCCGCGTCCAGCCCCGGGTGATGCACCGCCACGATGCGGCGCATCAGCTCCTGGTCCGGGAAGTCGATGAAGTGGAAGACGCACCGGCGCAGGAAGGCGTCCGGCAGCTCCTTCTCGTTGTTGCTGGTGATGATGACCACCGGGCGCTGCGTGGCCACCACCTCCTCGT encodes:
- a CDS encoding DUF4139 domain-containing protein, producing the protein MPPSLSIRRVVLYKHGVGYFERRGTVSGSDTLHFDFKARDMNDVLKSMTVLDLSGGSVSAVSYDSTKPLEQLLEEATIRIPESGSLTALLGQIKGARVRVRVGKEQLVEGVIVGLESLPVVEGKAAVHRPFLSLLVGASLRSFDLLDVAELTFLDDTVRKDLEFYLATVLSSYKKDTKRLSVLTAGEGERELFVSYVLEAPVWKTSYRILLEAERPPLLQGWAVVDNTGDEDWVDVDLALIAGLPVSFVHDLYNPRYMRRPVVEVRTEAAAAPVIPEEGYGGMEEEVLAEVSADMAMEPPMPSAPAPAAAPMMKTFGAVGGRGGPSRREALERSAAVKTLTKEVGDLFEYRVDHPVTVHRNQSALVPILHRPFEGRRVLLYNRATREKNPMACIELKNTTGLTLEGGPVTVTEGDTYVGEAMLDTMKPDDKRFVPYAVELGCVVSQEDRTEEGPVFRAVVNRGVLLVEFYHLRSTLYTVRNKAKRAQTLYLEHPRTGWELKDSPEPAETTDNFWRFQVELAASASEELTITERTTGQRTWYFSNTGLDEVRFFLESGYIDERVAQGVREVVAIRDRMAALSHQERKLNDERTKLFKDQERIRANIDSLKSGASQRELSERFVTKLSEQEDRLEAIARELEGVERERREAQEEMDRKIQALAFTADLGTPTTEKKPRGRGKDK
- a CDS encoding DUF6068 family protein, which encodes MQMRHSPRSLAALLSAALSFLPGCESTKSSGPSPTDPQTQQPAPVTTGAQSWQNARVGDRVTYSFSANQGAGMHGGARALSGQAVLEVVAVQQPWVWVRMSFEDAAGKPLAQAKLARELIIPVRADTTRPLDVPHRGQATAEKPSSAGRTWEAMRYVEDSRPVDGPLQTRVYANEPGPLYLTHGLLEASTELAGFRTPGGFSVTLRELREGEAGAKATPPTLERPLGPGAYYDRRVEVGPSPTVQRVCFGAERGFILRTEGPVDTSAAPCSDFSQAEPQPLEDVLLTLPWEALTTEWPPASAASAVPAKFTAEGREVPALTAQRTETVEGVQRVLSETWAADPWAPALAGLPYEARFQSLADSTERVASGGKREPEGSTRLVRWGTWAEGSQK
- a CDS encoding organic hydroperoxide resistance protein, yielding MAPIAIQPLYTATATSHGGRNGRVRTDNGTIDMALTMPKALGGPEAPGSTNPEQLFAAGYSACFEGALRLVAGQMKKQIKDAHITAKATIGKTPTGGFGLAVELHGKLAGVSQAEADELMHAAHKVCPYSLATQGNIEVKLSSEVA
- a CDS encoding vWA domain-containing protein; translation: MFLPFLYELRRRGVPVGAQEALALAGALKAGLHDSSLDGFYHVARALLVHAETHLDAFDQAFLAHFKGMEGAGQKLKDELLDWLKEARQRRELTPEERALLEHFDVEELERLFQQRLEDQRERHDGGTRWIGTGGASPFGHSGEPREGFRVGGEGAEGGGGRMAMKMAGARRYQGYRGDVVLDTRQMAVALRKLRAFAREGAPDELDVEGTIASTAKNAGELEVVTRPPRRPNTRVVLLMDVGGSMDPYAHLVSRLFSVAKQATHFKELRTYYFHNCVYGRVFDSPYLMGGLSVPDLLGQVGRHYKLVVVGDALMAPYELAMRTNAEGRYDTVNGKEGLVWLMELARHFERSAWLNPEPPQTWRGNTIQAVHNVFDMFPLTLEGLGEAVAHLTKGRMVRGRR